A portion of the Sabethes cyaneus chromosome 3, idSabCyanKW18_F2, whole genome shotgun sequence genome contains these proteins:
- the LOC128739919 gene encoding uncharacterized protein LOC128739919, which yields MAPQLKQISRKHYSEEDIARCIEAIDSGMTVYAGCKQFGIPMSTIVYRRSGHWKQKCNPGPSPVLSKQEEQQIVNWLNGRKWMAGFMRRNPGFSIRTPEAVSLASGRVTEKDIRGWFQVVDNWLTANQMREILKDPTRVFNGDETSFYMHPKSKEVIARTGSRNVYEIEQAPGKQNITVVFTFGASGVVVNPHVILPGKRLRKEVAQSFPSQWGLGQSERGWMDTNNFREYIVKIFHPFLVGLGVQFPIILFVDGHTSHKALEIADVCLSLGIVLISLYPNTTHITQPADVAVFKPLKSQWKRSVEEWRFENQGCVLTMQHFGSVLEKTVKKGITSEAIQNGFRLCGLQPFDPNALDYTKCIGKASSKAAEPPGTVETSEATVSFPVSLPLNNREPERTTMQNYGAEHTVSISLDRVVQAYDLIGSQTVAKIEGDINQLTREERIIRYLYREFIRPYISFHEQSTFNETRISSDVQVDSNVTRTIESSDAHVLPSSSTMSIDINNCEVVYEEDIGTCYTKLPQVVELVQTVDDNQKKANKSTADYDECDMMSDEVVAKQQELDNVTQLNNFENGMASDDNKINNTPVQFDNVLQEVTNKDQALVKRRLSDVLRLPPTPRRCSKHRNYAKQFQPVLTAGERLEAIRKKEEEKEEKERHKKRRAMEREDAKLKREILKI from the exons ATGGCTCCACAGCTAAAGCAAATTTCCCGCAAACATTACTCCGAAGAAGATATTGCTCGTTGTATCGAGGCCATCGATTCCGGGATGACGGTTTACGCAGGTTGCAAACAGTTTGGGATTCCGATGTCCACTATCGTTTACAGGAGGAGTGGACATTGGAAACAAAAGTGCAATCCAGGACCATCCCCTGTGCTTTCAAAACAAGAAGAGCAGCAAATTGTGAACTGGTTAAACG GACGCAAATGGATGGCTGGTTTTATGCGCCGCAATCCCGGATTTTCTATCCGCACACCAGAAGCGGTATCCTTAGCGAGCGGTCGGGTAACTGAGAAGGATATTCGTGGATGGTTCCAGGTTGTAGACAACTGGCTTACTGCAAATCAAATGCGCGAAATATTAAAGGACCCAACTAGGGTTTTTAACGGGGATGAAACCTCTTTTTATATGCATCCCAAATCAAAGGAGGTCATTGCCCGTACAGGTTCCCGCAACGTGTATGAAATCGAGCAAGCTCCCGGAAAGCAAAATATAACAGTAGTGTTTACCTTTGGAGCATCTGGTGTCGTTGTAAACCCACATGTGATTCTCCCGGGGAAACGACTCCGAAAAGAAGTGGCCCAAAGCTTTCCTTCACAATGGGGTTTGGGTCAAAGTGAGCGCGGATGGATGGATACTAATAATTTCCGTGAGTACATAGTTAAAATTTTTCACCCGTTTCTTGTGGGACTCGGTGTACAGTTTCCAATAATCTTGTTTGTTGATGGGCATACGTCCCATAAAGCATTGGAAATAGCGGATGTATGCCTATCACTGGGAATTGTTTTGATATCGTTGTATCCAAACACCACCCACATCACTCAACCTGCCGATGTAGCAGTATTTAAGCCTTTAAAAAGCCAATGGAAACGATCAGTTGAAGAGTGGAGATTTGAGAACCAAGGATGTGTACTTACAATGCAGCACTTCGGAAGCGTTCTTgaaaaaactgttaaaaagggAATTACGTCTGAAGCAATCCAGAATGGATTCCGGTTGTGCGGATTACAGCCATTTGATCCGAATGCTTTGGATTATACCAAGTGCATTGGTAAGGCATCGTCTAAAGCAGCTGAACCGCCAGGAACTGTGGAAACATCTGAAGCAACCGTTTCATTTCCTGTTTCTCTACCATTGAACAATAGAGAACCCGAACGTACCACCATGCAGAACTACGGTGCTGAACATACCGTGAGCATCAGTCTCGACAGAGTTGTTCAAGCATACGACTTGATTGGTTCACAAACTGTAGCTAAAATCGAAGGTGACATCAACCAGCTTACACGTGAGGAACGGATTATTCGTTATTTGTACCGAGAGTTTATTCGTCCTTACATTAGCTTCCATGAACAGTCAACATTCAACGAAACTCGTATTTCATCTGACGTTCAGGTCGATTCTAATGTAACGCGTACTATTGAATCTAGCGATGCACATGTTTTGCCATCTTCGTCGACCATGAGTATTGACATCAATAATTGTGAAGTCGTTTACGAAGAGGATATTGGTACCTGCTACACGAAGCTTCCACAGGTGGTCGAGTTGGTTCAAACAGTAGATGATAATCAGAAGAAAGCAAATAAAAGCACTG CTGACTACGATGAATGTGATATGATGAGTGACGAAGTTGTTGCTAAACAGCAGGAACTAGACAACGTGACTCAGctgaataattttgaaaatggtaTGGCTTCAGATGATAACAAAA TCAACAACACTCCCGTTCAGTTTGATAATGTGCTGCAAGAAGTAACAAACAAGGATCAGGCTCTTGTCAAACGCAGACTTTCTGATGTGTTGAGGCTACCACCCACGCCTCGTCGTTGTTCAAAACATCGCAATTACGCAAAACAGTTCCAACCCGTTCTTACAGCTGGAGAACGTCTCGAAGCAATTCgtaagaaagaagaagaaaaagaggaaaaagagcGGCATAAGAAACGAAGAGCTATGGAACGTGAAGATGCAAAACTGAAACGGGAAATACTCAAAATCTAG
- the LOC128739920 gene encoding micronuclear linker histone polyprotein-like, whose protein sequence is MSSAVITLNERFALFSGEGLSRTSNSPNTHSYRGSQASSQLIHQLDRRYQPIHSGQRSEVTIMNDYSERGSNIQSRLGSNTRTARNSRDPNRSSQRGNMSNNFHGRSTSYHRSRSSRRQSPRGRARNNSRANGGTIDNRSRSRRNDNPIYNGSVNERLGSNRTATPMARQASRVRSQSRGRVVPQNRISSRHRDRNSRTNGGTIDNRSRNRKTARQVPQSRSQSRGRVASQNRMASRQRGRNNRTNSDAIDIRSRGRKNDNPSHNERLGSNRSARPMARQARRGRSQSRGNRIVNKRSSGQRRSAPTMTKEELDKEIDEYMRQVLE, encoded by the coding sequence ATGAGTTCGGCTGTTATCACATTGAACGAGCGCTTTGCGTTATTTTCCGGTGAAGGACTGTCCAGAACGTCTAATTCGCCGAACACACATTCGTACCGAGGCTCACAAGCCAGCAGTCAGCTAATCCATCAGTTGGACCGCCGGTATCAGCCCATTCATTCCGGTCAACGCTCGGAAGTTACCATTATGAATGACTACTCCGAACGCGGTTCAAATATTCAATCCCGCTTGGGGAGTAATACAAGAACTGCACGAAACTCACGTGATCCCAATCGTTCTTCGCAGCGAGGAAATATGTCCAACAATTTCCATGGTCGTTCCACGTCCTATCATCGATCACGTTCAAGTCGCCGCCAGTCACCTCGAGGCAGAGCTCGTAACAATAGCCGTGCGAATGGGGGCACCATCGATAATCGGTCACGAAGCCGAAGAAATGACAATCCGATCTACAACGGAAGCGTAAACGAACGGCTTGGTTCGAACCGTACTGCCACGCCAATGGCAAGGCAAGCATCCCGGGTTCGTTCCCAATCTCGAGGACGGGTAGTGCCTCAAAACCGAATTTCCAGTAGACATCGTGATCGTAACAGTCGTACAAATGGCGGCACCATCGATAATCGGTCCCGAAACCGAAAAACTGCAAGGCAAGTACCCCAGAGTCGTTCCCAATCTCGGGGACGGGTTGCGTCTCAAAACCGAATGGCCAGTAGACAACGTGGTCGTAACAATCGTACGAATAGCGACGCCATCGATATTCGGTCACGAGGCCGTAAAAATGACAATCCGAGCCACAACGAACGGCTTGGTTCGAACCGTTCTGCTAGGCCAATGGCAAGGCAGGCACGTCGGGGTCGTTCACAATCTCGGGGAAATCGAATCGTCAACAAGAGAAGCAGTGGACAGCGTAGGTCAGCACCGACTATGACTAAGGAAGAATTAGATAAAGAAATAGATGAGTATATGCGTCAAGTTCTCGAGTAG
- the LOC128739921 gene encoding uncharacterized protein LOC128739921: MPLTHTPGKKSPATMDEVKPLIHQRGQVRAKVTAILKQLEKSENDLSQVSLPMLRVFSRKLDILYNEFNALHKEILSVIPSSKLDDQDEKVVEFDLIHTDALMRVECLIDKVSKPCMPSSSAVAPIPSTSFAQPAQVIVQQQPLKAPIPTFNGEYENWPRFKALFSDIIGRCTDSDAIKLHHLDKALIGAAAGIIDSRTLVENNYNHAWEILVERFENKRVIVDTHLSGLLTMKKMVKESHTELRALIETCSRHIEGLKFLDQPVDGNAGLFINKLLTSCLDPVTRKQWERTLKHGELPDLERTLNFLKDQCRVLERCETDNPPASNVKSLPNTPKTASLKVHTTSALSTNGSCHFCSKDHLNYQCPDFRNMSLSERLLKVKESRVCYNCLRRGHRSADCSSKGSCAKCRKRHHTLLHDESKQPNVSSKQSKNNPISQSEPVKGSMNVISQPVKNVNVDEFVQTQPVSSSCSVNLGKTTLPNVLLLTAVVNLMDQHGQPIACRALLDCGAQTNLLSSAMYQKLGLKGEAANFDIVGVGNGRSNASCLVSVQLTSQCSDYATTLKCLVIPKITNPIPHKRVDISNWNIPIGLHLADPSFHTPSEIDLLIGLDHFFSVMKHGHFRIDEDLPELRETEFGWVVSGEIRDEYEPIINERLATAITIESLNDTTNRLRSIKECQDLLPPDPKAQECKEHFLSTHRIDITDRDIVDPPFHDNVNQFHDNLSSEFRRFLFRTRCLPRNPKLCLQYSRLIEKSESIGHYREGLEKVDPPDKLRLPPSSCRPMSD; the protein is encoded by the coding sequence ATGCCGTTGACCCACACCCCCGGTAAGAAAAGTCCTGCTACCATGGATGAAGTGAAACCGCTTATCCACCAGCGTGGCCAGGTAAGAGCCAAGGTTACGGCAATCCTGAAACAACTcgagaaatcagaaaacgatTTGTCTCAGGTGAGTCTTCCTATGTTGAGAGTCTTTTCTAGAAAACTGGatattttatataatgaattcAATGCATTGCATAAAGAGATTCTCAGTGTGATTCCCTCTTCGAAGCTCGACGACCAGGATGAAAAAGTTGTAGAATTTGATTTAATCCATACTGATGCCTTGATGCGTGTTGAGTGCCTGATTGACAAAGTGTCGAAGCCTTGTATGCCTTCTTCCAGCGCAGTTGCACCAATTCCTTCCACAAGTTTTGCTCAGCCTGCCCAAGTGATTGTTCAGCAACAACCTTTAAAGGCACCCATTCCAACCTTCAATGGTGAATATGAGAATTGGCCTCGATTTAAGGCGTTGTTTTCGGACATCATTGGGCGTTGTACCGATTCGGATGCAATTAAGTTGCATCATTTAGATAAAGCGTTGATTGGTGCAGCTGCCGGAATAATTGATTCCAGGACACTCGTAGAAAACAATTATAATCACGCATGGGAAATACTGGTCGAGCGATTCGAAAATAAGCGTGTGATAGTTGACACCCATCTCTCTGGATTGTTAACTATGAAAAAGATGGTGAAAGAATCTCACACTGAGTTGCGTGCATTGATTGAAACATGTTCCCGGCACATCGAAGGGTTGAAATTTCTTGATCAACCAGTTGATGGCAATGCAGGGTTGTTCATCAACAAGCTGCTAACCTCTTGCCTTGATCCCGTAACCCGCAAGCAATGGGAGAGAACGCTTAAGCACGGTGAGTTGCCTGATCTTGAAAGGACGCTAAATTTTCTTAAAGATCAATGTCGCGTTCTCGAGCGTTGCGAAACAGACAATCCTCCCGCTAGTAATGTAAAGTCTCTTCCAAATACTCCAAAAACTGCCAGTTTAAAGGTTCATACCACTTCTGCCCTATCGACGAATGGCTCCTGTCATTTTTGTAGCAAAGACCATCTAAATTATCAATGTCCCGATTTCCGTAACATGTCACTTTCTGAACGCTTGTTGAAAGTCAAAGAAAGTCGTGTTTGTTACAATTGCCTTCGCCGCGGGCATCGTTCAGCTGACTGTTCGTCGAAGGGTAGTTGTGCTAAATGTAGAAAACGACACCATACCTTACTGCACGATGAATCGAAACAACCGAATGTTAGCTCGAAGCAATCTAAGAACAATCCTATATCGCAATCGGAACCAGTAAAAGGTTCAATGAATGTTATTTCCCAGCCTGTTAAAAATGTAAATGTTGACGAGTTTGTCCAAACTCAACCCGTTTCCTCATCCTGTTCTGTAAACCTTGGTAAAACAACACTGCCGAATGTGTTGTTGCTCACTGCTGTTGTAAATTTGATGGATCAGCATGGGCAACCGATTGCTTGTCGAGCTCTTCTGGATTGCGGTGCTCAGACAAATCTTCTTTCCAGTGCGATGTATCAGAAACTGGGACTAAAGGGAGAAGCAGCTAACTTTGACATTGTTGGAGTTGGCAATGGCCGATCAAATGCAAGTTGTCTTGTATCAGTTCAATTGACATCCCAATGCAGCGATTATGCGACCACTTTGAAATGTCTAGTTATCCCCAAAATTACGAATCCGATTCCTCATAAACGTGTCGACATTTCAAATTGGAATATTCCGATTGGCTTGCATTTGGCTGATCCCTCGTTTCACACTCCCTCAGAAATCGACTTATTAATTGGTCTTGATCATTTCTTCTCAGTTATGAAGCATGGTCATTTTAGAATTGATGAAGATTTACCTGAGCTGCGAGAAACCGAGTTTGGTTGGGTTGTTTCCGGTGAAATTCGTGATGAATATGAACCTATTATAAATGAAAGACTAGCAACCGCAATTACAATTGAATCATTGAATGATACCACCAACCGATTACGGAGTATAAAAGAATGCCAAGACTTACTTCCCCCTGATCCTAAAGCGCAAGAATGTAAAGAACACTTTTTGTCAACTCACCGAATAGATATTACAGATCGTGATATAGTTGATCCCCCCTTCCACGATAATGTAAACCAATTTCACGACAACCTGTCGTCAGAATTTCGTCGTTTCTTGTTCCGTACACGATGCCTGCCTCGAAATCCTAAGTTGTGTCTCCAGTACTCAAGGTTAATCGAAAAATCTGAGTCTATTGGTCACTACCGAGAAGGCCTAGAAAAAGTTGATCCCCCCGACAAGTTAAGGTTACCACCCTCATCTTGCCGTCCTATGTCCGACTAG